The genome window GTGGCGACGCGAAATGGACCGTCGTGCAAACCGGAGCATCCCTGTTGTGAATACCCTCGACAAGACCCCGAGCGGCCTGCGCGGCCCAGGTATTTTCCTGGCGCAGTTCATGTCCGCCGAAGCCCCGTTCGACACCCTGGCCAACATCGCCCAGTGGGCCGCTTCACAAGGCTACAAGGCCATTCAACTGCCGACATCGGGCACGCAATACATTGACCTGGCCCGGGCCGCCGAAAGCCAGGCCTATTGCGATGAGCTCAAGGCCACCTGTGCCCAGGCCGGTGTCGAGATCAGCGAGCTATCGACGCACCTGCAAGGCCAGTTGGTGGCGGTGCATCCGGCGTTCGACGCGCTGTTCGATGACTTCGCCCCGGCCCATTTGCGCGGCCAGCCCCAGGCGCGGACCGAGTGGGCGATCGAGCAACTCAAGCTGGCCGCCCGCGCCAGCCAGCGGCTGGGTCTCAAGGCCCATGCGACGTTTTCCGGCGCGCTGCTGTGGCCGTATCTCTATCCCTGGCCGCAGCGGCCGGCGGGCCTGGTGGAGCAGGGTTTCGCCGAACTGGCCCGGCGCTGGTTGCCGATTCTCGATTGCTTCGACGCGGCCAGTGTGGACCTGTGCTACGAGATCCACCCCGGCGAAGACCTCCACGACGGTGCCTCGTTCGAACGTTTCCTGGAGGCGGTCGATCATCACCCACGGGCGGCGATTCTCTACGACCCCAGTCATCTGTTGCTGCAACAGATGGACTACCTGGGCTTCATCGACCGTTACCACGCACGGATCCGCATGTTCCACGTCAAGGACGCCGAATTCCGCCCCGATGCCCGTTCGGGGGTGTACGGCGGCTACCAGGGCTGGGTCGATCGTCCCGGGCGGTTCCGTTCGCTGGGCGATGGCCAGATCGATTTCAAATCGATCTTCAGCAAGCTGACCCAATACGATTTCAGCGGGTGGGCGGTCCTGGAATGGGAATGTTGCTTGAAGGATTCACACCAGGGCGCCGCAGAAGGGGCGGCGTTCATCCAGCGGCACATGATCAGCAAGACCCGTAAGGCGTTCGATGATTTTGCCAGCGTCACGGCGGATGAGGATTCCAACCGGCGGTTGTTGGGCCTATTGAGGTAACCGGCCCCACCCAAAACCCCGTGGCGAGGAAATCCATTGTGGGAGCAAGGCTTGCCCGCGATGAACGAAAACGCGGTTCAACGGTTGGAGCGCGGCGCGGCCATCGCGGGCAAGCCTTGCTCCCACAGGGGATCCTCCGTAACAAAAGCGGTGCGGCTTTTTTTTTCACAAGAACAACAATAAAACGGTGACGCTCATGACCACGATGAATGCACGCCTCAGCGTGATGATGTTCCTGCAGTTCTTTATCTGGGGTGGCTGGTTCGTCACCCTCGGCACCTTCCTGTCCAGCACGCTGGGCGCCAGCGGGGGGCAGATCGGCATGGCGTTCTCCACGCAATCGTGGGGTGCGATCATTGCGCCGTTCGTCATCGGCCTGATCGCCGACCGCTTCTTCAACGCCGAACGGATCCTGGCGGTGTTGCACCTGCTCGGCGCGGTGTTGCTGTATCAGCTGTATTCGGCGGCGGATTTCAGCGTGTTCTACCCGTACGTACTGGTGTACATGGTGGTCTACATGCCGACGCTGGCCCTGGTCAATTCCGTGGCGTTCCGCCAGATGCGCGATCCGGCGCTGGAGTTCTCCCGCATCCGGGTGTGGGGCACGATTGGCTGGATCGTCGCGGGCGTGGTGATCAGCTTCGTGTTCGCCTGGGATTCGCGCGAAGCGATCTCGGCAGGCGGCTTGCGCAATACGTTCCTGATGGCGGCCATCGCGTCCCTGGTCCTGGGGCTCTACAGCTTCACGCTACCGGCCACGGCGCCGCTCAAGGAACAGGCCAGCGCGGGCGGCGTCAAGCAACTGCTGGGGCTGGACGCGTTGGGTCTGTTGAAGGATCGCAGCTACCTGGTGTTCTTCATCGCTTCGATCCTGATCTGCATTCCCCTGGCGTTCTATTACCAGAATGCCAACCCGTTCCTGGCCGAAACCGGGATGACCAACCCAACGGCGAAGATGGCCATCGGGCAGGTCTCGGAAGTGTTGTTCATGCTGCTGTTGCCACTGTTCATCCAGCGCTTCGGCATCAAGCTGGCACTGTTGGTGGGCATGTTGGCGTGGGCGCTACGCTACGTGTTGTTCGCCTACGGCAATAACGGCGACCTGGCGTTCATGCTGTTCACCGGCATTGCCTTGCACGGCATCTGCTACGACTTCTTTTTTGTCTCGGGGCAGATCTACACCGACGCCAAGGCGCCGGAGCGCTTTCGCAGCTCGGCCCAGGGCCTGATTACCCTGGCGACCTATGGTGTGGGGATGCTGATCGGCTTCTGGGTGGCGGGGCAGGTGACCGATCACTTTGTCGTGGCGGGCGGTCATGACTGGCAGAGCATCTGGCTGTTCCCGGCCGGTTTCGCGCTGCTGGTATTGGTCTGCTTCCTGTTTACCTTCCGTGGCCAGCAGGCGCTCGTTGCGCCGTCAAAGGCTTGAAGCAGGGCTGGGCGTCAGTCATTTGTGGCTGACGTCCAGTTTGGTGTAGGTCACTTTCCCGCCTTCGTTGGAATAACCCTTGTTGTCCAAGGTGTAGACGCCGGCCTTGAAGTAGAAGTTATAGCTGTACCAGGACGAGTCCAACTTCACCTGTTTGCCCGTGTTGCCGATCAGCACCGAGAGCTGGCCTTGCTTGTCCATTTGCAGCGAATAGGAGAAGGCCTTGTTCAGCGGCACGTTTGGCACGGTGTAGATCACCGGGCTCTTCTTGTCCTTGGGCTTGACCCGGTATTCCACGTCGATATTGCCGGTGCCCTTGGCGTAGCGGTACACCAGTTTCAACAACGGCGTGGGGGCGTCCTTGGCGTGGATCTGCGCCACCACCACCCGGCCTTCGGAAGGCACCTGGTTCACCGCCAGGGTGCCCTTGAGGGTATTGGTGCCGCTGTTGTAGCGCCAGTTGCGCAGCTTGCCGTCCTTGCCGGTTTCCCGCAGCTCGGAGCGCGGGTATTCGCTTTTACCGGTATGGGAACCGGTGACCGGCGCCCAGAAAACGATCCGCTGGCCGTTATTGTCGAAATACTTGTTTTTCAGGGTCGGCATGGCTTTGGTCGCCACGACCTGCGCCGGCGTTTGCACGGGCAGGGTAATGTTCCAGACAGTCAGGTCAATCATGATAAAACCCTCCAACGGGACCGGCCGTTACCTGGCGGCCGTCAAGACAGAAACGGCCTTCCGTGGCGCAGTTTTCATGTTATCGACAAGGGGCTGTCTCGCTGGAGGCGCACCTGACGGATGGCTCTGCAGCGAGCCTTTCAGGCACTGAATTGGGCGGATAGGGTGTGTCAATTTATGACTGATCGGTTAGAGTACGCGCCGCCCGAGAGACGGATCCCGGGCGTCTTCCCATGGAGCGTTAAATGAACCACATCAGCAAAGTTGTCGCCTGCGCACTGTTCGGCCTGGCCCTGGCGGGTTGCACCGGCACCCCGATGAAAACCCAGCAATACGACAGCACCCAGTACACCGTTGTCGGCCACAGTGAAGCCAAGGCCACCGGCCTGCTGCTGTTCGGCCTGATCCCGATCCAGCAGAACAACCGTTTCGTGCGCGCCCAGACCGCGGCGATCAAGGCCAAGGGCGGCGACGCCATGATCAACACCCAAGTCCAGGAAAACTGGTTCTGGGCCTGGGTCCTGACCGGCTACACCACCTCGGTGTCCGGTGATGTGGTCAAGCTGAAAAGCGTTCAGTAACACCCTGCTTGAAAGGCAAGCGAGCCTGCCGGTTGTAAAGGCGCTTGCCTGTGGCGAGGGAGCTTGCTCCCGCTCGATCGCGCAGCGATCACAAAAGGGCCGCTTCGCAGCCCAGCGGGAGCAAGCTCCCTCGCCACAACAGCCCTATCTGCCGGCTCCTCGATCACTGTCCTCCCACCACCATATGCGTGAACGGCGCCACATACGCCTGCAATGTCACCAGCCCGCCCACCAGAATCGCCAGCACCACCGAGTGGAAAAACACGTAGCGCAGGATTTCGCCTTCGTGACCGTACCAACGGGTCGCGGTGGAGGCCACCACGATCGACTGAGCGTCGACCATCTTGCCCATCACCCCACCGGAACTGTTGGCGGCGGCCATCAACACCGGGCTGATGCCCAACTGCTCGGACGTGACCCGCTGCAAGCCGCCAAACAATACGTTGGAGGCCGTGTCCGAGCCGGTCAGCGCCACGCCGAGCCAGCCCAGCAGGGTGCCGAACATGGGGTAGAAAATGCCCGTGGCGGCGAAGGCCAGGCCCATGGTCGCGTCCAGGCCCGAATACCGCGTGAGGAACCCCAAGGCCAACATCGCGACGATGGTGATCAGCGAGTAGCGCACCACCCAGAGCGTTCGCAGGTAGTGGTGCACCAGTTGCGGAATGGAATAGCCCATCAGCAAGCCACCGAGAATCGCGGCCAGGAAAATGCCGCTGCCCGTGGCGGTGAACCAGTTGAACTTGTAGACCGCCTCCTCGGTTTTAGGCTGGGGCACCACGGGCGGGACTTTTTCGATCTGCTGGTGAATGGTGCCGAAGGTCACCAGGGGCGAGAAGATCGGGTTGGCCTCGCGCATCGGCTTGCTTTGGGGGTCAAGCTTGGCTGATTGGGTCTGCGGGTCCAGCGCCGGACGGGTGTCGAACAGGTTCTTGAAACCCTGGGTGCCCCAAGCGAAGACGAACACCGTGAGGATGATCCACGGCATCCAGGCCCGTCCCACGGCGGGGCGGGCGTCGTTGGAAAACGCCGCGCTGGCGGTGGGTTTTTCATCCTCGCTGGCGTCGATCTTCGAGTTGTCGACCCGCCCGGACAGCGCGGCGGAGGTGTGCACCGTGGCCGGTTTCCAGACCTTGAGGAAACCGGTGAGGCAGGCCATGGAAATCAGCGCGGCGATGACGTCCACCAGCATCGGCCCGTGGTAGTTCGACACCAGGAACTGCGGGATGGCGAAGCTGACACCGGCCACCAGGATCGCCGGCCAGACTTCCAGCATCTTGCGCCAGCCGGCGAAAGCCCAGATCAACCAGAACGGCACCAGCACCGAGAAAAACGGCAACTGCCGACCGACCATCATCGACAGCTCCATTTCATCCAGCCCGGTGACTTTGGCCAAGGTGATGATGGGCGTGCCCAGGGCGCCGAAGGCCACGGGCGCGGTGTTGGCGATCAGCGCCAGACCCGAGGCGGCCAAGGGGGAAAACCCCAGCCCGATCAGGATCGCTCCAGTCACCGCCACCGGCGTGCCGAAGCCCGCCGCGCCCTCGAAAAACGCGCCGAAGCAAAAGGCGATCAACAGCAGTTGCAGGCGCCGGTCGTCGGTGATGCGCGCGAGGGAGTCCTGCAGGACCTTGAACGAACCGTTCTCGGTGGTCAGCCGGTGCAGGAAAATGATATTGAGCACGATCCAACCGATGGGCAGCAGGCCGTTGGCCGCGCCATAAAGCGCCGCAGACCCGGCCATGCCAACGGGCATGCCGAAGGCGAAAATCGCGATCAGCAAGGCCGAGGCCAGGGCCAGCAAGGCCGCCAGGTGTGCCTTGACATGAAAGAACGCCAGGGACGCCAACATCACCACCACCGGAACCGCCGCCAGGAGCGTGGACAGCACCGCATTACCGAAGGGATCGTAGACTTGTTGCCAGACCATGTTCCACCTCTGCTTTTTATTGTTGGAAGTGCAGGCCCCAGGGGGGATTGGCAGAGAAGTATAGGCGGGGATTGACGAGGGGAATGGCGCAGAGGCCTGGGGTAAGACCCTGTGGCGAGGGAGCTTGCTCCCGCTGGACTGCGCAGCAGGCCCAAGTTTTTTGTTTAAGCACAAATTCTTGGGGCGGCTTCGCCACCCAGCGGGAGCAAGCTCCCTCGCCACAGGGTAAGTGGTGTGCTGGCTAGCGTGGGGGCTCACCTTCCTCCAGGCGAAGCCCGAGGCTCAAGTCATCGCAGCTTTGCGACCAGGCGGCCAGCCAGTCGGGCATGGCGGGCGATTGTTCGGCCAGGCCCAGCTCGCGGATGAACTCAGCCGGTGCAATCGTGCCTTTGGCCGAGCGGAACAGGCCGCGCATGATCACCACCCCGACCACACGTCCCTGGCTG of Pseudomonas fluorescens contains these proteins:
- a CDS encoding sugar phosphate isomerase/epimerase family protein; this encodes MDRRANRSIPVVNTLDKTPSGLRGPGIFLAQFMSAEAPFDTLANIAQWAASQGYKAIQLPTSGTQYIDLARAAESQAYCDELKATCAQAGVEISELSTHLQGQLVAVHPAFDALFDDFAPAHLRGQPQARTEWAIEQLKLAARASQRLGLKAHATFSGALLWPYLYPWPQRPAGLVEQGFAELARRWLPILDCFDAASVDLCYEIHPGEDLHDGASFERFLEAVDHHPRAAILYDPSHLLLQQMDYLGFIDRYHARIRMFHVKDAEFRPDARSGVYGGYQGWVDRPGRFRSLGDGQIDFKSIFSKLTQYDFSGWAVLEWECCLKDSHQGAAEGAAFIQRHMISKTRKAFDDFASVTADEDSNRRLLGLLR
- a CDS encoding nucleoside permease — translated: MTTMNARLSVMMFLQFFIWGGWFVTLGTFLSSTLGASGGQIGMAFSTQSWGAIIAPFVIGLIADRFFNAERILAVLHLLGAVLLYQLYSAADFSVFYPYVLVYMVVYMPTLALVNSVAFRQMRDPALEFSRIRVWGTIGWIVAGVVISFVFAWDSREAISAGGLRNTFLMAAIASLVLGLYSFTLPATAPLKEQASAGGVKQLLGLDALGLLKDRSYLVFFIASILICIPLAFYYQNANPFLAETGMTNPTAKMAIGQVSEVLFMLLLPLFIQRFGIKLALLVGMLAWALRYVLFAYGNNGDLAFMLFTGIALHGICYDFFFVSGQIYTDAKAPERFRSSAQGLITLATYGVGMLIGFWVAGQVTDHFVVAGGHDWQSIWLFPAGFALLVLVCFLFTFRGQQALVAPSKA
- a CDS encoding polysaccharide lyase family 7 protein, with the translated sequence MIDLTVWNITLPVQTPAQVVATKAMPTLKNKYFDNNGQRIVFWAPVTGSHTGKSEYPRSELRETGKDGKLRNWRYNSGTNTLKGTLAVNQVPSEGRVVVAQIHAKDAPTPLLKLVYRYAKGTGNIDVEYRVKPKDKKSPVIYTVPNVPLNKAFSYSLQMDKQGQLSVLIGNTGKQVKLDSSWYSYNFYFKAGVYTLDNKGYSNEGGKVTYTKLDVSHK
- a CDS encoding L-lactate permease — protein: MVWQQVYDPFGNAVLSTLLAAVPVVVMLASLAFFHVKAHLAALLALASALLIAIFAFGMPVGMAGSAALYGAANGLLPIGWIVLNIIFLHRLTTENGSFKVLQDSLARITDDRRLQLLLIAFCFGAFFEGAAGFGTPVAVTGAILIGLGFSPLAASGLALIANTAPVAFGALGTPIITLAKVTGLDEMELSMMVGRQLPFFSVLVPFWLIWAFAGWRKMLEVWPAILVAGVSFAIPQFLVSNYHGPMLVDVIAALISMACLTGFLKVWKPATVHTSAALSGRVDNSKIDASEDEKPTASAAFSNDARPAVGRAWMPWIILTVFVFAWGTQGFKNLFDTRPALDPQTQSAKLDPQSKPMREANPIFSPLVTFGTIHQQIEKVPPVVPQPKTEEAVYKFNWFTATGSGIFLAAILGGLLMGYSIPQLVHHYLRTLWVVRYSLITIVAMLALGFLTRYSGLDATMGLAFAATGIFYPMFGTLLGWLGVALTGSDTASNVLFGGLQRVTSEQLGISPVLMAAANSSGGVMGKMVDAQSIVVASTATRWYGHEGEILRYVFFHSVVLAILVGGLVTLQAYVAPFTHMVVGGQ